Proteins encoded within one genomic window of Thermococcus celer Vu 13 = JCM 8558:
- the acs gene encoding acetate--CoA ligase alpha subunit: protein MDENIKALFRPRSIAVIGASEKPGKIGYAVMKNLVEYGYEGKIYPVNIKGVEIEINGRKFKSYKSILDVPDEVDMAVIVVPAKFVPQVVEDCGKKGVKVLPIISSGFGELGEEGKKVEEQLVETAHRYGMRILGPNIFGVVYTPEKLNATFGPTDVMPGSLALISQSGALGIALMGWTILEKVGLSAVVSIGNKSDIDDADLLEFFKEDENTKAILIYMEGVKDGRKFMKTAKEVSMEKPIIIIKAGRSERGAKAAASHTGSLAGADSIYTAAFKQSGVLRALTIGEAFDWARTLSNLPEPEGENVVILTNGGGIGVMATDAAEEEGLKLYDNLDDLKVFAKHMPPFGSYKNPVDLTGMADGKAYEGAVRDALANPNMHAVAVLYCQTAVLDPRDLAKIVIREYNESGRKKPLVVAIVGGIEAKEAIDMLNEEGIPAYPEPERAIKSLSALYRWSRWKATQKRE from the coding sequence ATGGATGAGAACATCAAGGCGCTTTTCAGGCCCAGAAGCATCGCCGTCATCGGCGCTTCTGAGAAGCCGGGCAAGATAGGCTACGCGGTTATGAAGAACCTCGTGGAGTACGGCTACGAGGGTAAGATATACCCCGTCAACATCAAGGGTGTCGAGATAGAGATCAACGGAAGGAAGTTCAAGTCCTACAAGAGCATCCTCGACGTTCCGGACGAGGTCGACATGGCAGTGATAGTCGTCCCGGCCAAGTTCGTCCCCCAGGTGGTTGAGGATTGCGGGAAGAAGGGCGTCAAGGTCCTCCCGATAATAAGCTCGGGCTTCGGCGAGCTCGGTGAAGAGGGGAAGAAGGTTGAGGAGCAACTCGTTGAGACCGCCCACAGGTACGGCATGAGGATACTCGGCCCGAACATCTTCGGCGTCGTCTACACCCCGGAGAAGCTCAACGCTACCTTCGGCCCGACCGACGTCATGCCCGGAAGCCTCGCGCTCATCAGCCAGAGCGGGGCCCTCGGTATAGCCCTCATGGGCTGGACCATCCTCGAGAAGGTCGGTCTCTCCGCCGTCGTCAGCATCGGGAACAAGAGCGACATCGACGACGCCGACCTCCTGGAGTTCTTCAAGGAGGACGAGAACACCAAGGCCATCCTCATCTACATGGAGGGCGTCAAGGACGGAAGGAAGTTCATGAAAACCGCCAAGGAGGTCAGCATGGAGAAGCCTATCATCATCATAAAGGCCGGGAGGAGCGAGCGCGGTGCCAAGGCCGCCGCGTCCCACACTGGTTCGCTCGCCGGTGCCGACAGCATCTACACGGCCGCCTTCAAGCAGAGCGGCGTCCTCAGGGCGCTGACCATCGGCGAGGCCTTCGACTGGGCGAGAACCCTCAGCAACCTGCCGGAGCCGGAAGGGGAGAACGTCGTTATACTCACCAACGGCGGTGGAATAGGTGTTATGGCGACCGATGCCGCCGAGGAGGAGGGCCTCAAGCTCTACGACAACCTCGACGACCTCAAGGTCTTCGCCAAGCACATGCCGCCCTTCGGCTCCTACAAGAACCCGGTTGACCTCACGGGTATGGCCGACGGCAAAGCCTACGAGGGGGCCGTGAGGGACGCGCTCGCCAACCCGAACATGCACGCGGTGGCCGTCCTCTACTGCCAGACCGCCGTGCTCGATCCGCGCGACCTCGCCAAGATAGTCATCCGCGAGTACAACGAGAGCGGCAGGAAGAAGCCCCTGGTGGTTGCCATAGTCGGCGGTATCGAGGCCAAGGAAGCCATCGACATGCTCAACGAGGAGGGGATACCCGCCTACCCCGAGCCCGAGAGGGCCATCAAGTCCCTTTCGGCGCTCTACAGGTGGAGCAGGTGGAAGGCCACGCAGAAGAGGGAGTGA